The following are encoded together in the Blastocatellia bacterium genome:
- the tuf gene encoding elongation factor Tu (EF-Tu; promotes GTP-dependent binding of aminoacyl-tRNA to the A-site of ribosomes during protein biosynthesis; when the tRNA anticodon matches the mRNA codon, GTP hydrolysis results; the inactive EF-Tu-GDP leaves the ribosome and release of GDP is promoted by elongation factor Ts; many prokaryotes have two copies of the gene encoding EF-Tu), translating into ISKPGSINPHTKFKAEVYVLTKEEGGRHTPFFSGYRPQFYFRTTDVTGVAQLPEGVEMVMPGDNSQLEIELINPIAMEKGLRFAIREGGRTVGAGTVSEILE; encoded by the coding sequence GATCTCGAAGCCCGGGAGCATCAACCCGCACACGAAGTTCAAGGCGGAAGTGTACGTGCTGACGAAGGAAGAGGGCGGGCGGCACACGCCGTTTTTCAGCGGGTACCGGCCGCAGTTTTATTTTCGGACGACGGACGTGACGGGGGTGGCGCAGTTGCCGGAGGGAGTGGAGATGGTGATGCCGGGAGACAATTCGCAGTTGGAGATCGAGTTGATCAACCCGATAGCGATGGAGAAGGGGCTGCGGTTTGCGATCCGCGAAGGCGGGCGCACGGTCGGCGCCGGCACCGTCTCTGAAATCCTGGAGTAG
- the rpmG gene encoding 50S ribosomal protein L33: MPRDNITLQCTECKNRNYVTTKNKKKTPDRLEFKKFCNKCRVHRAHKETK, encoded by the coding sequence ATGCCGAGAGATAACATTACGTTGCAATGCACCGAGTGCAAGAATCGCAATTATGTAACGACCAAGAACAAGAAGAAGACGCCCGACCGTCTTGAGTTCAAGAAGTTTTGCAACAAGTGCCGTGTGCATCGCGCGCACAAAGAAACGAAGTGA
- the secE gene encoding preprotein translocase subunit SecE: MTRVTEFPDDDEKALSPAVERDTGSEESGERPARRPKLSFGGRIGDFYQNVKTELRKTSWPTRNEVWSTTVVVLVAIFFFGFYLWGVDRLITLGFEALEKVFR, encoded by the coding sequence ATGACTCGAGTGACTGAGTTTCCAGATGATGATGAAAAGGCGTTGAGCCCGGCTGTGGAGCGCGACACGGGCAGCGAAGAGAGTGGCGAGCGCCCGGCGCGAAGGCCGAAGCTTTCGTTCGGCGGGCGCATCGGCGACTTCTATCAGAACGTCAAAACCGAGCTGCGCAAGACAAGCTGGCCGACGCGCAACGAAGTCTGGAGCACGACGGTTGTTGTCCTGGTGGCCATCTTCTTCTTCGGCTTTTACCTCTGGGGCGTTGACCGCCTCATTACCCTCGGCTTCGAGGCGCTCGAAAAAGTCTTTCGCTAG
- the nusG gene encoding transcription termination/antitermination protein NusG, which translates to MPTNWYIIHTYSGYEKKVRESLQSRIQAYDMGDQIHQVLVPTETVVEMRGSKRVETSRMIFPGYVLVEIETDENAEVSEKTWHLIKSTPKVTGFVGGQKPTPLTAEEVDQIVHHVTEAAEKPKPKHTFAHGEHVRILSGPFSGFTGQVEEINPDKGVLKVMVTIFGRSTPVELNFLDVEKLTFSEEE; encoded by the coding sequence ATGCCCACAAACTGGTACATCATTCACACCTATTCGGGCTACGAGAAGAAAGTGCGCGAGTCGTTGCAATCGCGCATCCAGGCCTACGACATGGGCGATCAGATCCATCAGGTGCTGGTGCCCACTGAAACCGTTGTCGAGATGCGCGGCTCGAAGCGCGTCGAGACCTCGCGCATGATCTTTCCCGGCTATGTGCTGGTCGAGATCGAGACGGACGAGAATGCCGAAGTCAGCGAGAAGACCTGGCACTTGATTAAGTCAACGCCGAAGGTGACCGGCTTTGTCGGCGGCCAGAAACCGACGCCGCTCACGGCTGAAGAGGTTGACCAGATCGTGCATCACGTCACCGAGGCGGCAGAGAAGCCGAAACCGAAGCATACGTTTGCACACGGCGAGCATGTTCGCATCCTGTCGGGGCCGTTCAGCGGCTTTACAGGTCAGGTCGAAGAGATCAACCCTGACAAGGGCGTGCTCAAGGTGATGGTAACGATTTTCGGGCGCTCGACGCCCGTTGAATTGAACTTCCTCGACGTTGAGAAATTGACGTTCTCGGAAGAAGAATAA